GGTGCGCTTGGCGGACGGATCCCAATGACGCGTTTCCTGGTAGATGACGCCACCCTCTTCGAGCACCTCTGCCTGACGGCAAATCTCATAAGCCAGGCCGTCGTGCAGGCTCTTGAAGCTGTTGATATTCTTGAGCTCAGTCTTCGTACCCAGCTGCGTGGTGCCACGGCGACGCAGGCTGATATTGCCGTCGGCGCGCAGGCTACCCTCTTCCATGCTGCAGTCGGAAATGCCAATGGCAAGGAAGATCTGACGTAGCTTCTGCATAAACAGACGCGCCTCTTCCGGCGTGCGCAGGTCGGGCTTGGTAACCAACTCGATGAGCGGCGTACCTGCGCGGTTGTAATCAACCAGGCTCTCCTTCGCGCCCTCGATGCGACCTTCCGCACCACCCACGTGAATCATCTTGCCAGCGTCTTCCTCCATGTGGATGCGCTCGATGCCCACGTGCGCACGGTAGCCATCGGCCGTACGCGTGATGTTTTCGACCTGCTCGCCTTCCGCAAGCTCTTCCAGGTTGTAACGCTCGGAGGCACCGCGACCATCGACATCGAGGTCGAGCCAGCCACGCATGCAGAAGGCCTTGGGGCCCTGCGTGGTCTGGAAGTTCTTGGCCATGTCGGGATACATGTAACCCTTGCGATAGAACATCGTGTGCTTTTCGATATCGCAGTTCGTGGCCAGGCCAGCCAGCACGATGTTCTCGATAGCAGCCTTATTGGGCACCGGCAGGGCACCCGGCAGGCCCAGGCACACCGGGCAGGTATGGGTATTGGGTTCTGCGCCGAATTCCAGCTTGCAGCCACAGAACATCTTGGTTTCCAGCTTGGTGAGCTCACAGTGCACTTCCAGGCCGATTACGGCTTCCCAGTCGCGCAGCACTTCTTCCATGCTCTTCATTAGCGACCACCCTCCTCTTCAGCGAACGCAGGCGCCACGGGAGCGGGGCCATAGATGGATTCAAGCGCGGAAGCTACGCGCAGCATATTGGCATCATGGAACGCCGGGGCGATAAGCTGAGCGCCCACCGGCAGGCCCGTGTCCTCCCCCAGCCCGATGGGCATGTTCATGCCGCCATTGCCAGCAATGTTGATGCTGATGGTGAAGATATCGGACAGGTACATGGTGGTGGGGTCGCTTACCTCGCCGAACTTGAAGGCAGTACGGGGAGACACCGGCGCGAGGATGCAATCGACCTGCTCGAATGCACGCGTGTAATCCTGCGTGATGAGCGTACGCACCTGCTGCGCGGGATAGTAGTACTTGTCGTACACGCCCGAGGAAAGCAGGTAGCTACCCAGCATGATGCGGCGACGTGCCTCGGGACCAAAGCCCTTCGCGCGGCTCGCCTCATACTGGCTGCCCAGATCGTGATGACCG
This genomic stretch from Denitrobacterium detoxificans harbors:
- the gatB gene encoding Asp-tRNA(Asn)/Glu-tRNA(Gln) amidotransferase subunit GatB, with protein sequence MKSMEEVLRDWEAVIGLEVHCELTKLETKMFCGCKLEFGAEPNTHTCPVCLGLPGALPVPNKAAIENIVLAGLATNCDIEKHTMFYRKGYMYPDMAKNFQTTQGPKAFCMRGWLDLDVDGRGASERYNLEELAEGEQVENITRTADGYRAHVGIERIHMEEDAGKMIHVGGAEGRIEGAKESLVDYNRAGTPLIELVTKPDLRTPEEARLFMQKLRQIFLAIGISDCSMEEGSLRADGNISLRRRGTTQLGTKTELKNINSFKSLHDGLAYEICRQAEVLEEGGVIYQETRHWDPSAKRTIVMRVKETADDYRMFPDPDLAPYDLSDEFIERVRAKLPELPDQKAARFKESFGLSSYDARHLVEHRATTAFFEDCMALPECKPEFAKPLANLLINDIAARLNNGEQIDASVLTPARMVALVGMLAADELSSKQGKEVLQAILDEDADPAAIVEARGMKQVSDTGALEAIVDEVLAANPDKVEAYRGGKTGLLGFFVGQCMKATRGQGNPKLINQLLTSKLG